The genomic region ATAGAGGCTAAATTGAAAAGAAACCGTAAAGAGCTGTACGCatatatttctcttttacCCTCATTACAGTAAAATTGTGGTTGCTAGAGTAATCCATCCAATTCATTCCTTTTTCGTTTgcctttttatatatattttttgctaaAAAATAGACATATTGTTACGCATAACATACATAGAATACACCATTTTGCAGCTAATCTGAAAAGGCGAAATAAAGCAAAGCGATACATATCCACGTAGAAGATGCTATTCTCATGTAGTGCTTAGCTGCcttaaataaaaatcttAATATATTACTGCATCGTGAGATTCAtagttttcatttatatagtTTAAGGAAGAGTTGTTGTCATAGTTGATGTAGTCGTCTTGTTGCATGTGATCCATTCCACTTTGGTAGTCGTCTTGTTGCATGTGATCCATTCCACTTTGGTAGTCGTCTTGTTGCGTGTGATCCATTCCACTTTGATAATCGCCTTGTTGCGTGTGGTCCATTCCGCCATGGTAGTTTCCAACATATTTATAGTTATCACTATTACAGTTTTCACCTGGTATGGACGTGAAGGACTTGGTTtggtttttattattattaatactgagtttgttaaaaaaaggaCTTTGTGGTTGTACATTTCCATGTAAAACGTCATTCATCATAGGTGCAATGAAGCCAGTAATTTTAGGATCAACCCAACCCTCAGAAGTGGATCcaaataaattttgaatgGACGAAATATCATTTTGTTCAAAATTTTCAGGAGGCACTAAATCTAGAAATTTAGGTTTAGGCATATTAGGTACAGGTATAAATTGATGTACTTCAATTGCATGTAATTTGAAAGATATGGAATCTAACTTTCCTCCATCTATTGGTGGCTTATCAATTTTACCTACATATTCAATGGTAGGATTGACAGGACTTTTCTCTATAAAATTACTTGATGCTGTTGATTTCGTATCAGTATATATACCCATTTGTTTTTTGACCTtatttaaatcttttttaaaaaaagcagAAAAATCTTTTGGCATAGATTTAGGATATCCTGTCTGTGGATCTATGTCATTAAGGGAAGTTTCTCCCCTTTGATCCTTGCAGTTGTTGAAGGAACAGAAAagccaattttttttttttgtttttttgttcttatcCTCTACATTTTGACGTTGCCCATCAGGTGTTAGCACAATGTCGTTCTTATCCTCGTAATCATCCTCAACTTCTCTATAACCGACGACTTCTTTGTAACCATCGATTTCTCTGTAACTGTCTATTTGGCTTTTTTCCTGGTCGCCTTGGTGGCTTCCCAGCTTTCTATCTTTTTTCGATATCAACCGAGCAAATTCAAAGAAAGGCCTTTTTTCAGAAGCTTCCCTGTTCATAATAGGTGCCTGTTGAATATAggatgtattattttttaatagttcAGGAGGGATATCTATCGCCTTTTGATTTGGATTAAGAACCTCAGAAATGTTTTGAAAATGAACTTCAGGGTATGGTACTATTAAAGGTGGAGGACAATCTAACTCAACATCAATTTTTggtacatatttacatacagGTACATCttgatatttttctttccattGATATTTGACTATATCAACTTGTTTTTCCATTTCAGTAATTTTAGgtacaattttttcttttatatctacaatgatttctttttctacatacttgtctatatattttatttgagGTACTTCTACCTCTATAATCTTTTGCTCTCCTTCATATTTGGGTATAACTCTAGGTATTTCTCTTACATCCCATATAGGTGAATAGATTGGTACATAACCTATTGGTATATCTACATCAACCGGATTTtccaaaattttttcttgaggtatatttatttttctttctttgtataataattcaACTGTTGGTACATCATGTTTTGTTTCTTGACTATAATATTTTGGTTGTACCACATCTTgaatttcatattttgatGACTCGATTATTTTATCACGCACATACTTATCTTGGTATACAGGAATATTAAACACAGGTTGATCTCCCTTTACATTTATCACTGGTCTCTCACTACTTTGATATGTATAATCATTTCCCTCTTCATACGCTTGATCACTCTCTATATTCATACTTATAACGGGGGCTGCATAATTCCCCTTGCAGCACTCACTGAGCAGTAGTTTGCACTGTTTATCCTCCATCATTCATACACGTCCCTTGTAATTCCTTCTCTAAATTCGCAAACTTTCCCTAGCGTttgcacatgtatatgtgtacgtgtgtatatgtgtgtgtatatatatacttgcgCATAGAAATATACAAACAACAGTTGTTTAATGCCGCGACTtcacttaaaatatttttgtaccTACTTACTTTGCGCTCTTCCTAGCCCTCTTTTCACatttaatgttatattttttattttgttttttttttttttatttacccAAAAAAGGAATACTTGGAAAAATCATAAACTGCGTATTTCTACAGTCGTTTTAATTAACGTTTTGTGTATTTTATCGTAAAATATTCCAACGACTACTGAAAATGCAACTGTTACTGCTGCTCATGCTAGAAATACTGCATGTACAAAAAAGGGCAATGCTTGAATTCctcttaaaaattaaagataaaaatcaagaatatgtaaaaagacaaattaaaaaaaaataaaaaaaaaaaaaaaaaaaaaaggaagaccttacatatgtataaacattacgggtgtaaatttaaaatgttatatagaACATAAACAAAACTGAAAAAAACAACACAATATAGTGTATATATCTGTCTGTTTGtctatccttttttttttttttttttttttacgttacttatatttgatatgttatttttgtcttctttatttaattcgtcctattttatattatttcgttttgttatatatttttttttttttatttgggCACTTCACTTTAGTATTGTGTGTGTATACAAAACAGAATAAATtgttatgaacaaaaaaaaaaaaaaaaaaaaaaaaaaataaataattaaagaaaaaaatggctagataaaataaaataaaataaagagtCGTATATGACTTAAAATGACAACATAATAATGAGATTAATGACAAACAAAACAACGGAAAAAATGAGTACCAAACAGTGAACAGAATGAGTAGCAAAACAGCGAGCAGAATGAGTAGCAAAACAACGAGCAAAAGCACTTGCTTAGTGTGTACTTACAACTCATACATCTTTcgtatttagaaaaaaagaaatatgaacttaaaaatttcttctttttttgtgaatcttatgaaataaattatagaaaaaaaaaaggtataaaaGTTTTGCCCAGTATAACTAATTGTGCACATACATGTAGGACTTATACCTTTTTTTGAAagatgtatttatatatatatgtatacacataaatacgtatatacatatgtacaataaCCTAATTGCTTGCATTTTACGTTGATCTATTTGTGCGAAATGGTATTCACAGATAGTACGAGATATTCTTATCATAAATTTAACACAGGGACAATGAGATAtatgctttttcttttcttttcttttttttttttttttttttttttttttttttttttttttttgcacagAATAGAGCAATTGTTGTACGTTCTTTACAAGTTTTCACAcatgaaagaaaaaacaaagatGGTTATATATGTTCAAATTACATCGACTATGCGCTCTTATGCACAATAAAAGAATACAGTTGATAAGCTTATAGAATAATATGCTTGCGTGTGGGTGTGTGTGTTTGCGTGCATATGATTCAATGTTTTCGTTGcttaatatagaaaattgTTGAGctaacaaaaatttaaaaagtaaaaatttactAATTAACCAGTtgaaatatgaataatatatgcCTGGTGTGTTTTATTTCTGCACATTTTTAAGCTATTCATGAAacggaaaaaattaaaaaaataaagtaaaatataaggTAACAACATAaagtaacaaaataaagtaacaaaataaagtaacAACATAaagtaacaaaataaagtaacaaaataaagtaacAACATAAAGTAGCAAAATAAAGtagcaaaataaagtaacAACATAAAGTAACAACATAaagtaacaaaataaagtaacaaaataaagtaacaaaataaagtaacaacataaagtaaaaaaaataaaacgaataaaataattttcttttcccaAGTAGCAGATATATGccagaaaaaattttagaaaaaaagggtactaaaaatttaatgataCTGTTTCTTTTTTGGTCCACGCAATTTAACGTCTTATGACTGCTAAGCAACATGGTTGTGCTAAACAGCTTATTGTGcttatttattatagaaatgtaaatataataaacaaaaaaaaagacaattaATTTGGTATGCCGTACTGCAATTTTTCTtgcataatgaaaaaaacatgctaaaaatgaatgaataaatatataagttagAAACGTAgctcgaaaaaaaaaaaatgcccAATCTTAAGTCttagttttatttcattatttaaattgtaaatattCTCTCATTCAATTTGAATATAAGGTCTTTCatcttttgaaaaatattttttaatggattgatttttttattatttttaaataaaaagttaatttaagggaataaaaatttattatatcaatatacaaaaaaaagtgtacttctatttttttggcttcacatatatgtatatgttgtAGCATTAAAAACTGTAGTTGCTATAATCGTgggaaaataatttttttgtttttttctatatttttgtttttacatttacattttatacatttttctgCCATCTGTGTAACAAAAATTActtcattataattaattttaatgtaattaatAGAAGGAgggtaaaagaaaaagttcCTCTATGGTCTACTCCTTTTGTGCAACCTGTTATACTTTCTTATTAGATATGCATGCTACTAACTCTGATAAAAGATTTTACAATATAGAGATCCATGATAACATTGGAACATGAGATTGGCAAACACGGTAAAGCAAAACAGTAATAATGGTGGAAATAATAGTGTCAACAGTGGTAGGAGTAGTAGTTGCAGCACTTGTTGCAGTAATGTAGAAGTAATGGTACAAATGGCATAACACTAATACTCATATGGGATTTAAAGTTTTGagaattaatatttacaCCTAATAATATTCCGCATCATATTACTGCTGCATACTAAATACCTATGACAAAACTTTGTCCGCAAACATTAAATGCGAATTTTATGgtaatgatattaaaaaagtaagaatgagaaaaaagatatatttgaaaattaaaatttttcttaaaaaaaaaaatgaaataaatataatatacatacattacttacgtaaaataaaaatgctcacaaaaaaaatgaagaaataatataatgcaAACAATGAAATgcaattaaataataatgaacatttttataatagtaaaaGCAATGCGCAATATGACGTCATGTGTATAACAGTCATTTCTCGCTTATTTAAGTAATttattcaataaataaactaaaatcagttaagttaaaaatatgGAGAATTACGATGGCATTACTTTGGCTAAGGGAATACATATAGTAGAGCAATATTATgtcctattttttatatacttaagTTTCTTCgcctttaatatatatatatatatatatacatataatatgtatgtataaatatacatatttttttttttttttttttttttggaattatTCGGAATGAGCATTAAATATCACatataatcatttatttgttcttattCTATTCTTATAcggattttaaaaaatgaaaatattatcttACATTCAACAAGAAAATGGCAGATTTATTTTAGATACTCCAGAAAACCATGTTCATTTCATTATATGGcaaatattatgtttacaGGCAGTATTTTATGCTATTCCGAGTACaactactttttttatttttactattgcTGGGTTCTTTcgaaatttaatttatatttttaatacagaGTCCTATTTTAATGGAGATATTGCtttgttttgtattttttttacaaatatattaaactcCGTTTTAATGTAAGGATAAAGGATAAAGGATAAAGAAAATGCATCCCTTTTATGTAATGATCCTTTAACAGTTAAAAGGGCTTACACAAGTAGGTGTGTATaaattgcatatatatatgcgtgtgTAAATACATGTTCAGAAAAATACACacagatatatttatatttatatatatgttattttaattatatagatctttattcataaaaattgtCGTCAAAAGATCAAAAAAACATTTAGACTACGTCACATCTTACggtataattcatttatgcCTATCTATTGTGGTTTCGAGATTTCCTGTCTCAtgtaaaataagaaaaagtattgtgtgtaaaacttttttttttttttttttttttttttgtatattggTTAAATCCTGTTTtagtttaatttatatgtatccTTTTAATGCACATTTATATGCTCAAGTTTTTATGCGTTCATGTAACTACTTGTTCAAGTTATTACCTGTTCACGTTATTGCTTGATCATGTTATTATGTGTTCATGTTATTGCTTCTTCATATTGTTCGTTGctcatatttttctatactgtttcatttttatgtgcCTGCTGTTTTATGCTTATGTTTGTCATATGGAACTTTACGTTTTATAGATTTATGGTATCTAagctttttcctttttgtcaTGATAACTGTGCTTATAAGCGAGTGCCTATGCTACAAGGATAACATTGaaagaaatttatttgaACAACACTACATTGTAAGAAGTAactataatgtatatttttataacacgCAAAAACTGTAATAACTTGTGTGAGTATATCCATACTGTTCCTATATTACACAGTCAATTAAGTGCTTTTACTGTTTCTACAACCTAccattatatatgaatagaTATACACATCGACGAAAAGCACAGAGTAGCTACAAaaactaaataaaattatgctCCAAGGAAGTCTATAATATGTTTCAACGTAAATGATATTGTTAGGATGAGGAATACAACCTCCTTTTGGTAATAACTGCACACGGAAAATTTAGACATTTGTTATGGGCTACATATGCACGTTAAAGGAAATTAcaccttctttttttttttttttttgtgtgtaaTTTTTAAGTGGTATTTATggatatacacatatttaagagaaaaataactcaaaaaattataaaattttttttttttttttttatttcttaccATATAAGCACaatttattcaaattttttaaagatttattttaaaatttattaaatgtttgatacgtggaaaaaaaaaaaaaattgatacatacatatatatatatatatatatatatataaacatatacacaaatatgtattaaatgCCGGGTAATActctcttatttttataactgctgtttacattttaaagCGCGAACAAATAGGCTTaattagcaaaaaaaataaaaatacatgtgCAACACATAGCAACAAGGGGTTtgaaaattgaaataatttattccttttccATATTGATATCTACATTAATTAGTTCAAGATACTTATTAAAATACGTTAATTTTGGAGTTGTCTGTTTTAATTCGTTGTAAATTTCTCTATTATTTACCTGACCTGTAcatgttaaaaatttttcatacatGTTAATGTCCTTTtgttttacaaatataaataagttgTTAAAAGTTTTAATTAACTCGGATTTCAAAACAATTTCTATGTCAAGAAGAAATATGTTACATAACTTTTCATAAAATGTACAGCCATCCAACATTTTACTTAATAGATTATAACTTCTGGAGGAGGTGAAAAACCTCCTGAACAAGTCATTAATATGTTTGCAATTAtacatttcatttatattagcctcatttttatataaatatataatttgttctataaagaacaataaattttttagcACTTGTTCATTTTGAGTGtatgataaaaattcataaataataaaaatatatcttttatcctttaaatatttatttaatttatttttatctagGAATACAATTAGTAATTGTTCAATAATGGGCTGTATAATTtcactttttcttttgaacCCATCTTTGACACTTTTCACTGCCTTggaatatatcatatttttccatgtaacattaaaatatttatcttcattatgttcatttatgtcataaaaaaattctaaaataacataaaaaccATAGTAATCATTTAATAAGTTTTCAAAATCACTTACAATTTTTTGAACTATCATATCATTCAAAATTTTGGTATCATccgtaatttttaaaagccTAATAACTAGCAAGAAGTTTACACTATTTTTACACAAATCTactatattgttttttaataattttattaaattttttttatgtttactAGTACTGTACCctagtaaatatattaaggcTTTGTTACCAATATTTGTTGATATTAAATATTCACATCCTTCATGTATTATTTCCATTACATTAATTAACTCTTCTTCGTTTAATATTTCACATGCAGCTAGGAGGATATTATGAGaaacaatattatatagtaGTTCTTTTTCTACAATATTTTCAATAGTTTccatcaaatattttttaatcgacattttattttcttcattaaatgttttaatcATTTCACTCGGagccttttttaaaatctcAGGTgaaatattctttatatcATTAATGTTTGGAATAAGTAAAAAgttaatcatttttatccTCATGGCtgtttttaactttttaaaaactgTGTGCCATAATCTTGAAGCAAATTTTGTTAGAAACAATTTCGAATGGTTTAATAACCACAAGAAAATATCATTCTTTATCTTTTCACTTTTTGCATGTTTGTAAAAACATTGAAATATAAGCGAAACAAAATTGCATGTACCAATATTGTTGAAGTGTGGAAATAGACCTTcccataatttattttgatcttcttcttctgcatttataattaaagagGACATTACATGATAACCAAGATTCGTACGAGCAAATTTGATAAGttcaactttttttaattcattccaaataatagttattcgcttctttttttcagcTTTATCTTTTGCTTGTAATagttcattaaaatataatctcaactttttataataatcataattttctattactactttttttttacattcttttattagttttttttttttggattttgataaattttcatcattCATAATGTTCTTGCATTTTTTATCTAATATAGTATTATCAActcttttcatattttgcttcattgtattattttttcttttttcttttttttcaaaaagaaaTGTTCCTCCTGTTGTTTCAGGGTTAATCTTGCCTttcttcttaattttttttactattagctgctttcttttttttttttcaccaTTATTTGAAGCATGATTACCACTGCCAGTACTgctattatttacattattcatattttcatcCCTCTGCTtcaagattttttttttttttttttttttttcccttagTTCCTTTTTGTTAATAGAACTCTTTTCCTTAatctttttacttttcttcATCGCAAAAAGTTTCGTCATTTTCACACTCTTTAAATGGATACcctaaaaatttatacaacaATTAATTATACCCtcttcctttcttttttcccccCGATGTTGCAAAGATCTCTTTTTtgtaactatatatatatatatatataaacgtacatacatacatacatacatacatacatacatacatacatacatacatacatacatacatacatacatacatacatacatacatacatacatacatacatacatacatacatacatacatacatacatacatacatacatacatacatacatacatacatacatacatacatacatacatacatacatacatacatacatacatacatacatacatacatacatacatacatacagatacttatattgttttttttcttcttcaatGCAAAacttttttcccttttaatTGTTTGGGCTCATAAcgataaaaaagtatattaattGTATAAATGTAAGTACATTATTagaattcatatttttaaggtTTCTTCtcaatttcatatttttctcatAATTTGCACAATATACATccgtaattttttttttttttccctcccATATTAAGTAtcatatatcattttaaagTACATATTTCGTGAACATTGTATATTgcagatataataaaaaataaaaaaaataaaaaaataaaataattttgtaaaaacttGGCTTCATAACCCCAACAATGAACATGAAAATTTTGGTGAagattttttagaaaattagTTTACTCATATTATTTGTTGCccctgaaaaaaaaatatatatccgCAGTAGGAttaccatatatatttatatgtaatattataatatataacacaaATTCATATACatcatctatatatatatatatgtaaaaacaaTCTtcattctaattttttttttttttttttttttttttttatatttgcacAATTTGATACCTATTTATAGTTCTCCTTTCCTTAATtcatttctatattttgttGAATTTAAGCCCCCCCAAAAAAACTTCTTAACTTTTTaatggaagaaaaaattaatatattgtaatgCGGAGCGAAAGCACAGTAATCCATGGACCCACTACCcgcaatatatttatatgctttATTTTGCGCCTTGTCATATCTgcaacaataaatatatatcatctatctacatataatatatatatatgtgcttaaagttgtatatgtataggtatatatacataaacattatagataaatatatatacttatataaatatgtacatgatGGTACTATATCAttaagatatttttttttattttctggaaactataatatataaaatataacaaaataattttgtagaatgcatttaaatttttttctttttaatttttactttcctTAATAgtgttaatttttaaagaagaaaatttatCCTAAAAAGGAAGAGATTTAAgcttataatttaatataaaaaattgaaagaataaaagaaaaagtgtacaaaataaaacatttattaaaaataattttattagaaatTTGTCGttgaattattaaattgtaGTTCAATgagtatatttaattaaattgcCTGAACaagcaataaaaatataaaaagaaaaatattaaaataaaaaaatataaaatagaatacaaaaataaaatattaaaataaaaaaatataaaatagcgtacaaaaataaaatattaaaataaaaaaataataaaatacttgTAAATTTGTCACTTTTACATTATaggtattaaaaataaaaaaagaaaataatattctatatctatatttacGATGTAGTGaaggataaaaattttataaaagaaaatctCAAAGTTATGcatatgttatatgtattatgtataatgtatattatatgtatataaatatatatatatttgcgtataattttttaggaGTAATGcgaatatttgaaaattttaaaaaaataactaaatgttattaaaattgaAGTACCAATATCAgctgaaaaaaataaaataataaaataacagagcaatataaagtaaatgtaaagtaaatatatatgtatatgtatatatatatgtatatgtatatgtatatgtatatgtatatatatatgtatatgtatatgtataaaaaaaattaggatAAAACGTAGCATTATGCaagaattgaaaaaaatggagAATCACAAAGAGAGCGACGCAATAGTACTAAAACACGGATGGTGTGAAATGTTGAAAGGAGGAGTAATAATGGACGTAAAGAATGTAGAACAAGCAAAAATAGCGGAAGAGGCAGGCGCAATAGGTGTAATGGTTTTAGAAAATATCCCATCTGAATTACGAAGCAAAGAAAGTGTAGCTAGAAGTGTAGATCCTATAAAGAtagaagaaattaaaaaatgtgtttCTATAAATGTATTAGCAAAAGTTAGAATAGGTCACTTTGTAGAAGCACAAATTTTAGAAGAACTAAAAATCGATATGATTGATGAGAGCGAGGTTTTAACAATGGCAGATGAATTTAATCATATAGATAAACACAAATTTAAAACTCCATTTGTATGTGGTTGCACAAATTTAGGTGAAGCATTGAGAAGAATATCAGAAGGTGCTTCAATGATTAGAACAAAAGGGGAAGCAGGTACAGGTAATATTATTGAAGCAATTAAACATATTAGAACACTAAATAGtgaa from Plasmodium malariae genome assembly, chromosome: 11 harbors:
- the ALV7 gene encoding inner membrane complex protein 1j, putative, producing MEDKQCKLLLSECCKGNYAAPVISMNIESDQAYEEGNDYTYQSSERPVINVKGDQPVFNIPVYQDKYVRDKIIESSKYEIQDVVQPKYYSQETKHDVPTVELLYKERKINIPQEKILENPVDVDIPIGYVPIYSPIWDVREIPRVIPKYEGEQKIIEVEVPQIKYIDKYVEKEIIVDIKEKIVPKITEMEKQVDIVKYQWKEKYQDVPVCKYVPKIDVELDCPPPLIVPYPEVHFQNISEVLNPNQKAIDIPPELLKNNTSYIQQAPIMNREASEKRPFFEFARLISKKDRKLGSHQGDQEKSQIDSYREIDGYKEVVGYREVEDDYEDKNDIVLTPDGQRQNVEDKNKKTKKKNWLFCSFNNCKDQRGETSLNDIDPQTGYPKSMPKDFSAFFKKDLNKVKKQMGIYTDTKSTASSNFIEKSPVNPTIEYVGKIDKPPIDGGKLDSISFKLHAIEVHQFIPVPNMPKPKFLDLVPPENFEQNDISSIQNLFGSTSEGWVDPKITGFIAPMMNDVLHGNVQPQSPFFNKLSINNNKNQTKSFTSIPGENCNSDNYKYVGNYHGGMDHTQQGDYQSGMDHTQQDDYQSGMDHMQQDDYQSGMDHMQQDDYINYDNNSSLNYINENYESHDAVIY
- the SYS1 gene encoding protein SYS1, putative, with amino-acid sequence MKILSYIQQENGRFILDTPENHVHFIIWQILCLQAVFYAIPSTTTFFIFTIAGFFRNLIYIFNTESYFNGDIALFCIFFTNILNSVLISLFIKIVVKRSKKHLDYVTSYGIIHLCLSIVVSRFPVSYLWYLSFFLFVMITVLISECLCYKDNIERNLFEQHYIVRSNYNVYFYNTQKL
- the PmUG01_11042300 gene encoding mRNA binding Pumilio-homology domain protein, putative, whose translation is MTKLFAMKKSKKIKEKSSINKKELREKKKKKKKILKQRDENMNNVNNSSTGSGNHASNNGEKKKRKQLIVKKIKKKGKINPETTGGTFLFEKKEKRKNNTMKQNMKRVDNTILDKKCKNIMNDENLSKSKKKKLIKECKKKVVIENYDYYKKLRLYFNELLQAKDKAEKKKRITIIWNELKKVELIKFARTNLGYHVMSSLIINAEEEDQNKLWEGLFPHFNNIGTCNFVSLIFQCFYKHAKSEKIKNDIFLWLLNHSKLFLTKFASRLWHTVFKKLKTAMRIKMINFLLIPNINDIKNISPEILKKAPSEMIKTFNEENKMSIKKYLMETIENIVEKELLYNIVSHNILLAACEILNEEELINVMEIIHEGCEYLISTNIGNKALIYLLGYSTSKHKKNLIKLLKNNIVDLCKNSVNFLLVIRLLKITDDTKILNDMIVQKIVSDFENLLNDYYGFYVILEFFYDINEHNEDKYFNVTWKNMIYSKAVKSVKDGFKRKSEIIQPIIEQLLIVFLDKNKLNKYLKDKRYIFIIYEFLSYTQNEQVLKNLLFFIEQIIYLYKNEANINEMYNCKHINDLFRRFFTSSRSYNLLSKMLDGCTFYEKLCNIFLLDIEIVLKSELIKTFNNLFIFVKQKDINMYEKFLTCTGQVNNREIYNELKQTTPKLTYFNKYLELINVDINMEKE
- the PDX1 gene encoding pyridoxine biosynthesis protein PDX1, putative; the protein is MENHKESDAIVLKHGWCEMLKGGVIMDVKNVEQAKIAEEAGAIGVMVLENIPSELRSKESVARSVDPIKIEEIKKCVSINVLAKVRIGHFVEAQILEELKIDMIDESEVLTMADEFNHIDKHKFKTPFVCGCTNLGEALRRISEGASMIRTKGEAGTGNIIEAIKHIRTLNSEIKYVCGLDDNEIYNYAKKIRAPIDLLLLTRKLKKLPVVNFAAGGVATPADAAMCMQLGMDGVFVGSGIFESENPRKMAASIVTAVSNFNNPKILLNVSFNLGRAMCGSTKISDKWKNKNEEQI